The following coding sequences are from one uncultured Desulfobacter sp. window:
- a CDS encoding CNNM domain-containing protein produces the protein MPTLATDLANIFFAVVLVFINGFFVAAEFALVKVRPARIDEQVEKKVPFALTARWMVQRMDATLSACQLGITMASLGLGWIGEPAIAHLLRPLLKALWVVSEIWVHGIAFTIAFTAITAAHLVFGEQAPKIYALRRPEKVLLWLAIPMKLFYFFSYPFMIALNTTTSFLLKNIGKRK, from the coding sequence ATGCCAACCTTAGCAACTGACCTTGCCAATATTTTTTTTGCAGTTGTTCTCGTATTTATAAATGGATTTTTTGTTGCTGCTGAATTTGCACTGGTGAAAGTCAGGCCTGCCAGGATCGATGAGCAGGTAGAAAAAAAAGTCCCCTTTGCTTTAACAGCGCGCTGGATGGTGCAGCGAATGGATGCCACACTGTCAGCCTGCCAGCTTGGCATTACTATGGCATCACTTGGTCTTGGTTGGATTGGAGAGCCGGCCATAGCTCACCTGCTGCGGCCCCTGCTAAAGGCCCTATGGGTAGTTTCTGAGATCTGGGTACATGGTATCGCCTTCACAATCGCTTTTACCGCCATTACTGCTGCCCATCTTGTTTTTGGGGAACAGGCGCCTAAAATATATGCCCTGCGACGCCCGGAAAAAGTTTTGCTGTGGTTGGCCATTCCCATGAAACTGTTTTATTTTTTTTCCTATCCGTTCATGATTGCTTTGAATACAACCACCTCTTTTCTGTTAAAAAACATTGGCAAAAGAAAATAA
- the groL gene encoding chaperonin GroEL (60 kDa chaperone family; promotes refolding of misfolded polypeptides especially under stressful conditions; forms two stacked rings of heptamers to form a barrel-shaped 14mer; ends can be capped by GroES; misfolded proteins enter the barrel where they are refolded when GroES binds), with the protein MAKEIKYDAKARQAMLKGVQTLADAVVVTLGPKGRNVVIEKSWGSPTVTKDGVTVAKEIEIEDKFENMGAQMVKEVASKTSDMAGDGTTTATVLARAIYENGQKLVVAGHNPMWIKRGIDKAVAKVVETLEEMATPTKNQNNIAQVGTISANNDETIGNIIAEAMDKVGKEGVITVEEAKSIDTTLDVVEGMQFDRGYLSPYFVTDTEKMSVSFDNPYVLICEKKVSSMKDLLPVLEEISKSGKPLLIVAEDVSGDALATLVVNKLRGSLNIAAVKAPGFGDRRKEMLEDMAVLTGGQVVSEDMGIKLENVTIQDLGQAKTITIDKDNTTIVDGAGTKEALEGRVKMLRAQVEETTSDYDREKLQERLAKLVGGVAIINVGAATETEMKEKKARVEDALNATRAAVEEGIVPGGGVALIRCLPALKALSLEGEEKLGINVIARAIEEPLRKIADNAGVEGAVVVNKVKEGKGAFGYNARTDVYEDLIAAGVMDPKKVVRFALQNAASVASIMLTTQAMIADKPGKKAGDGMPGGGMGGMM; encoded by the coding sequence ATGGCAAAAGAAATAAAATATGATGCAAAAGCGCGTCAAGCTATGCTCAAAGGTGTGCAGACATTAGCAGATGCAGTGGTGGTGACCCTGGGACCCAAAGGCCGCAACGTGGTGATTGAGAAATCCTGGGGATCACCGACTGTCACCAAGGACGGTGTAACTGTTGCAAAAGAGATTGAGATTGAAGACAAGTTTGAAAATATGGGCGCTCAGATGGTAAAAGAGGTGGCCAGCAAGACCTCTGATATGGCCGGAGACGGCACAACCACGGCAACCGTTCTTGCCCGGGCTATTTATGAAAACGGTCAGAAACTGGTGGTTGCAGGCCATAACCCCATGTGGATTAAAAGAGGCATTGACAAAGCCGTTGCCAAGGTTGTTGAAACCCTTGAAGAAATGGCCACACCCACTAAAAATCAAAATAACATCGCCCAGGTTGGCACTATCTCGGCCAACAACGATGAGACCATCGGCAATATTATTGCTGAAGCCATGGATAAAGTAGGCAAGGAAGGTGTTATCACTGTAGAAGAAGCCAAATCAATTGATACGACCCTTGATGTTGTGGAGGGTATGCAGTTTGATCGCGGATACCTTTCTCCTTATTTTGTAACCGATACAGAAAAAATGAGTGTGTCATTTGATAATCCCTATGTGTTAATTTGCGAAAAAAAGGTTTCCTCCATGAAGGACCTTCTTCCGGTTCTTGAAGAAATCTCCAAATCAGGCAAACCGCTTTTAATTGTTGCTGAAGATGTCTCTGGAGATGCCCTTGCGACCCTTGTTGTTAACAAACTTCGCGGTAGTTTAAATATTGCGGCCGTAAAGGCGCCAGGGTTTGGTGACAGAAGAAAAGAGATGCTGGAAGATATGGCCGTTTTAACCGGCGGACAGGTTGTTTCCGAAGATATGGGAATCAAACTTGAAAATGTAACCATCCAGGATCTGGGTCAGGCAAAAACTATTACCATTGATAAAGACAACACCACTATTGTTGATGGGGCAGGTACCAAAGAAGCCCTTGAAGGCCGTGTTAAAATGCTCCGGGCACAGGTTGAAGAAACCACTTCTGACTATGACAGGGAAAAACTTCAGGAAAGACTTGCAAAGCTCGTTGGCGGTGTTGCCATCATTAATGTCGGGGCTGCCACTGAAACTGAAATGAAAGAAAAGAAAGCACGGGTGGAAGACGCACTTAACGCAACCCGAGCGGCGGTTGAAGAAGGCATAGTCCCGGGCGGCGGGGTTGCTCTTATCCGGTGCCTTCCTGCCCTTAAGGCGCTTAGTCTCGAAGGAGAAGAAAAACTGGGCATTAACGTTATTGCAAGAGCCATTGAAGAACCCCTGCGTAAAATTGCCGACAATGCCGGTGTTGAAGGCGCAGTTGTTGTCAATAAAGTCAAAGAGGGTAAAGGTGCCTTTGGCTACAATGCCAGAACCGATGTTTATGAAGATCTGATTGCAGCCGGCGTTATGGATCCGAAAAAAGTGGTTCGGTTTGCCCTCCAGAATGCAGCCAGTGTCGCATCTATTATGCTGACCACACAAGCCATGATTGCTGACAAACCGGGAAAAAAAGCAGGGGACGGAATGCCAGGTGGTGGAATGGGCGGAATGATGTGA
- a CDS encoding cytidylate kinase-like family protein — protein sequence MKKTSDETVYPPGYYGRKMMNAADWAGTQVRQWERAQAERKKGKDFSQKHCICLSRGIGAGALEVAEFLSKRTGYPVIDKEIIEHMAKDSSLTEKIIKFFDERLPGKMNELLVALSIEKKFLANDYVKQLAKTVTALSHTDPTIFVGRGTHLILPRHSILSVQLVCNKKRRIEKLAIMLDIDKSEAEKRLNIIDEEHHEFFKAVYLREKISSDEFDLIINMDHIKSEHQVAQIIACAFEQKFQVHLKNK from the coding sequence ATGAAAAAAACGTCAGATGAAACAGTTTATCCGCCTGGATATTACGGCAGGAAAATGATGAATGCCGCAGATTGGGCAGGTACGCAAGTCAGACAATGGGAAAGGGCGCAAGCAGAAAGAAAAAAGGGGAAAGATTTTTCACAAAAGCACTGCATTTGTCTGTCTCGCGGTATCGGGGCCGGCGCACTGGAAGTGGCAGAGTTCCTGTCTAAAAGGACAGGATATCCTGTGATTGATAAAGAGATTATAGAACATATGGCAAAGGATTCTTCCTTAACCGAAAAGATCATTAAATTTTTTGATGAACGGCTCCCGGGAAAAATGAATGAACTGCTTGTGGCGCTCTCCATTGAAAAGAAATTCCTTGCAAACGATTATGTTAAACAGCTGGCAAAAACGGTTACAGCATTGTCGCATACGGATCCGACGATATTTGTCGGCCGGGGAACCCACTTGATCCTGCCCCGACATTCGATTTTGTCAGTACAGTTGGTATGCAACAAAAAACGCCGGATTGAGAAACTGGCAATTATGCTGGATATCGACAAAAGCGAAGCAGAAAAAAGATTAAATATTATTGATGAAGAACATCATGAATTTTTTAAAGCTGTTTATCTCAGGGAAAAAATCTCATCCGATGAATTCGACCTGATTATTAATATGGATCACATTAAATCAGAACACCAGGTTGCTCAAATTATTGCCTGTGCCTTTGAACAAAAATTTCAGGTACATCTCAAAAACAAATAA
- a CDS encoding DUF5698 domain-containing protein, whose amino-acid sequence MIESTVLLTGVLVFFARICDVAIGTVRTIVTVQGRTLLAFCLAVFEIVIWLLVASTVISQVKDQPILVIFYALGYATGNVVGIKVEKKLAFGSIILKVICRESADMITKTIRDLGQPVTKFVGEGINGPVNELYIVCRRRDLRRILSEIEKIDNQVFYVVEQANSMNRILRPVNTPIGGWRSRSNRK is encoded by the coding sequence ATGATTGAATCAACGGTCCTCCTTACCGGTGTCCTTGTTTTTTTTGCAAGAATTTGTGATGTGGCTATCGGAACCGTCCGTACCATTGTTACTGTCCAGGGCAGAACTCTTTTAGCGTTTTGTCTGGCTGTATTTGAAATTGTTATCTGGCTCCTGGTAGCCAGCACGGTAATCAGTCAGGTAAAAGACCAACCAATTTTAGTAATATTTTACGCATTAGGTTATGCGACTGGAAACGTTGTCGGCATTAAGGTTGAAAAAAAATTAGCTTTTGGATCGATCATTTTAAAAGTTATCTGTAGAGAATCCGCAGACATGATTACCAAAACCATAAGGGATCTTGGACAGCCGGTTACTAAATTCGTTGGTGAGGGTATAAACGGGCCTGTCAATGAACTGTATATTGTCTGCCGGCGGAGGGATCTGAGAAGGATTCTATCTGAAATCGAAAAGATCGACAATCAGGTTTTTTATGTGGTGGAACAGGCAAATTCTATGAATAGAATTCTGAGGCCTGTGAACACTCCGATAGGTGGGTGGCGTTCCAGAAGTAATAGAAAGTAA
- the groES gene encoding co-chaperone GroES — MSLRPLSDRILVLRGQEDTKTKGGIIIPDTAKEKPVEGTVVALGNGRMGEDGKRIAMDLKVDDRILFSKYGGTDVKVDGTDYLILRQDDVLGIIE, encoded by the coding sequence ATGAGTTTGAGACCATTAAGTGACAGAATTCTGGTTCTGCGTGGGCAAGAGGATACAAAAACCAAGGGCGGTATTATTATCCCGGACACAGCAAAAGAGAAACCAGTGGAAGGAACAGTGGTGGCCTTAGGAAACGGCCGAATGGGTGAAGATGGAAAACGGATTGCAATGGATTTAAAAGTGGATGACCGTATTCTTTTCAGTAAATATGGCGGAACCGATGTGAAAGTTGACGGCACAGATTATCTTATCCTGCGTCAGGATGATGTTTTGGGGATAATTGAATAA
- the dnaK gene encoding molecular chaperone DnaK gives MGKIIGIDLGTTNSCVSVMEGSEAKVIMNREGARTTPSVMAVSENGERLIGQIARRQAITNPVNTVFGVKRLIGRKFDSAEVQKDIKNLPFAIEKAVNGDVCINLRGKQYSPAEISSHILSDIRDFVEEFLGKKVTDAVITVPAYFDDNQRQATKDAGKIAGLNVLRIINEPTAASLAYGLDKKKEEKIAVFDLGGGTFDVSILEIGDGVFEVKSTNGDTHLGGEDFDFILIDFLSEEFSKDQGIDLRKDKMALQRLKEAAEKAKMELSTSMETDVNLPFITADGSGPKHLNIKITRAKLEALVSKLLDRLEAPCRTALKDAGLSSNDINEVILVGGMTRMPAVQDRVKTIFGKEPNKGVNPDEVVAMGAAIQGAVLRGDLKEILLLDVTPLSLGIETLGGVMTKLIEKNSTLPINKSKVFSTAEDNQPAVSIQVLQGEREMASDNKALGRFELVGIQPAPRGLPQIEVTFNIDANGIVNVSAKDKATGKEQSIQITSSSGLSKEEVDRLIKDAELHAEEDLKLKEQVDARNKADALIHTTEKTMTEMGDKVDGNIRMEVEDAISNLKQVVKNKDTQSILQRTEALNQAAHKLTQNTHQQPGDSGSPGSAKPSANSDEEVVDADYDEVV, from the coding sequence ATGGGAAAGATTATTGGAATAGACTTAGGCACCACCAATTCATGTGTATCTGTAATGGAGGGCAGTGAGGCTAAAGTTATTATGAACCGAGAAGGAGCACGCACCACTCCATCAGTGATGGCAGTGTCTGAAAACGGTGAGCGGTTGATCGGGCAAATCGCAAGAAGGCAGGCTATTACCAATCCGGTAAATACAGTTTTTGGGGTTAAAAGATTGATTGGAAGAAAGTTTGATTCAGCCGAAGTTCAAAAGGATATAAAAAACCTTCCTTTTGCTATTGAAAAGGCCGTAAATGGAGATGTTTGTATCAATCTTCGAGGGAAACAATACAGTCCGGCAGAGATTTCCTCTCACATCCTTTCAGATATCCGGGACTTTGTAGAAGAATTCCTAGGTAAAAAAGTTACAGACGCGGTCATTACCGTACCCGCATATTTTGATGACAACCAAAGACAAGCAACTAAAGATGCTGGGAAAATTGCAGGACTTAATGTACTTCGAATTATTAATGAGCCGACAGCAGCTTCTTTGGCCTATGGACTCGATAAAAAGAAAGAAGAGAAAATAGCAGTGTTTGATTTAGGGGGAGGAACCTTTGATGTTTCTATCCTGGAGATTGGCGATGGTGTTTTTGAAGTTAAATCTACCAATGGAGATACTCATTTAGGAGGAGAAGATTTTGATTTCATTCTCATTGATTTTCTTTCAGAAGAGTTTAGCAAAGACCAAGGGATTGATTTAAGAAAAGATAAAATGGCACTACAGCGATTAAAAGAAGCTGCTGAAAAAGCCAAGATGGAACTGTCCACATCCATGGAAACCGATGTGAATCTTCCATTCATTACAGCAGATGGCTCGGGTCCTAAGCATTTGAATATAAAAATTACCAGGGCGAAATTGGAGGCTTTGGTTTCTAAACTGTTGGACAGACTTGAAGCACCCTGCCGAACAGCATTGAAGGATGCAGGACTTTCTTCTAATGATATTAATGAGGTTATTCTGGTTGGCGGAATGACCCGAATGCCTGCTGTTCAGGATCGTGTAAAAACAATTTTTGGTAAAGAACCCAACAAGGGGGTAAATCCGGATGAAGTTGTGGCCATGGGTGCTGCAATTCAAGGGGCTGTTCTCAGGGGAGATCTAAAGGAAATTTTATTGCTTGATGTTACACCACTTTCCTTAGGAATAGAAACCTTAGGTGGTGTCATGACCAAACTGATTGAAAAAAATTCAACCCTTCCTATAAACAAGAGTAAAGTCTTTTCCACAGCAGAAGACAACCAGCCTGCAGTTTCTATACAGGTTCTTCAGGGTGAACGGGAGATGGCTTCTGACAACAAAGCTCTGGGTAGATTTGAACTGGTTGGAATCCAGCCGGCACCCCGTGGCCTCCCTCAAATCGAAGTTACCTTTAATATTGACGCCAATGGTATTGTGAATGTTTCGGCCAAAGACAAAGCTACAGGAAAGGAACAATCTATCCAGATTACCTCCTCATCCGGTCTTTCCAAAGAGGAGGTTGATCGGTTGATAAAAGATGCAGAGCTGCACGCAGAAGAAGACCTTAAGTTAAAAGAACAAGTAGATGCGCGAAATAAGGCAGATGCATTAATTCACACAACAGAAAAAACCATGACAGAAATGGGAGATAAGGTTGATGGAAATATTCGGATGGAAGTTGAAGACGCCATCAGCAATTTAAAACAAGTTGTAAAAAATAAAGACACGCAAAGCATTCTACAGCGAACTGAGGCCTTGAATCAAGCAGCGCACAAACTTACGCAAAATACGCACCAGCAACCGGGCGATTCAGGAAGTCCTGGCTCTGCAAAGCCTTCTGCAAACTCTGATGAAGAGGTCGTGGATGCGGATTACGATGAAGTAGTTTAA
- a CDS encoding glycosyltransferase family 4 protein, which yields MITKIQPFEGINSIAVIGNYLPRQCGIATFTKDLVEGLSARAPDISTWAVAMNDKVQGYAYPDKVRFEIHQNKYADYAIAAQFLNISHPDIVCLQHEFGIFGGPAGSHLLKLLSDLHMPLVTTLHTVLIDPSDEYRTVMIKLGELSDKLVVMSHKAKSFLHDIYGITEEKIAFIHHGIPDMPFIDSSFHKDKFRVEGKKVLLTFGLLSPNKGIETVLQALPAVIEKFPDVVYIILGATHPHVLKTEGEAYRIMLQQIVHKLNISDHVIFQNNFVALRDLCEFLGIADIYITPYLKEAQITSGTLAYAMGTGKAIISTPYWYATEMLADSRGKIVPFNNPNVLAEQINELLVDDTQRHAMRKKAYTFTREAIWKEVSQKYLEVFSEVRQNRILCPRPRHSYVGNIKAITRFDLPEIKLNHLKSMTDDTGMLQHADHTIPNRLHGYCTDDNARALLVAALGQKYLPTNGLGLDALCGHYLGFLLYAYNEKTGRFRNFMTYARQWSKEAWSEDPHGCALWCLGKAVAFLENSGHLEMSTVLFKKAIIAAESFRSPLAVAFCLVGLDAYLERFSGDRDARRIRDVLATRLFTQFKENKTDDLPWAEDSLNYANAKLPHALLVSGHKMENREMVKMGLDSLKWLLSIQTTDNHFAPIGCKGWYRKEGKRARFDQQPIEAKAMVEACAAAYNISHDRQWFESAVLCFNWFLGHNDLNMPLYDPKTGGCMDGLMVDGINQNQGAESTLAWLLSLMTLQKLYADELLHQSSPGLLA from the coding sequence ATGATAACAAAAATACAACCCTTTGAAGGGATAAATTCCATTGCCGTCATCGGCAATTACCTGCCCCGGCAATGCGGTATCGCAACCTTTACAAAAGATCTGGTTGAAGGATTGTCAGCCCGGGCACCGGACATCTCTACCTGGGCGGTTGCAATGAATGATAAAGTTCAAGGATATGCATATCCTGATAAAGTGCGTTTTGAAATCCATCAGAACAAATATGCTGATTATGCTATTGCCGCTCAGTTTTTGAATATCAGCCACCCCGATATTGTCTGCCTCCAGCATGAATTCGGCATTTTCGGAGGGCCTGCCGGTAGCCATCTGCTCAAACTGCTGTCAGATCTGCATATGCCCTTAGTGACAACACTACACACCGTTTTAATAGATCCTTCTGATGAATATCGGACCGTCATGATCAAGCTTGGAGAATTATCCGACAAACTGGTGGTGATGAGTCACAAAGCAAAATCCTTTCTTCATGATATCTACGGTATTACTGAAGAAAAGATTGCTTTTATTCACCACGGTATTCCGGACATGCCCTTTATCGACTCCAGTTTTCATAAGGATAAATTCAGGGTGGAAGGCAAAAAGGTGTTGCTAACCTTTGGTCTGCTCTCCCCGAACAAGGGAATTGAAACCGTGCTGCAGGCCCTTCCGGCTGTTATCGAAAAATTCCCGGACGTTGTGTATATCATCCTGGGCGCCACCCATCCCCATGTATTGAAGACTGAAGGGGAAGCATATCGAATTATGCTCCAGCAGATTGTTCACAAACTGAATATCAGTGACCATGTGATATTTCAGAATAATTTTGTTGCCTTAAGAGACCTTTGTGAATTCCTGGGCATTGCAGATATTTACATCACCCCATATCTTAAAGAGGCACAGATTACCTCGGGAACCCTTGCCTATGCCATGGGAACCGGCAAAGCCATTATTTCAACCCCTTACTGGTATGCCACTGAAATGCTGGCTGATAGTAGGGGTAAAATCGTACCGTTCAACAATCCCAATGTCTTGGCAGAACAGATTAATGAGCTTTTGGTCGATGATACCCAGCGGCATGCCATGCGCAAAAAAGCATACACCTTCACTCGTGAAGCTATCTGGAAAGAAGTTTCGCAAAAATACCTTGAAGTGTTTAGTGAGGTCAGACAAAATCGCATCCTGTGTCCCCGGCCCCGGCATTCCTATGTTGGAAATATCAAAGCCATTACCCGTTTTGATCTGCCTGAGATCAAACTGAATCACTTAAAGTCCATGACCGATGACACCGGCATGTTGCAGCATGCCGATCATACCATCCCCAACAGATTGCATGGATACTGCACGGATGATAATGCCAGGGCACTACTGGTAGCGGCCCTGGGGCAAAAATATTTGCCGACCAATGGCCTTGGCCTGGATGCGTTATGTGGGCATTACTTGGGATTCCTTTTATATGCATACAATGAAAAAACCGGGCGGTTTCGAAATTTTATGACCTATGCAAGACAGTGGAGCAAGGAGGCCTGGTCTGAGGATCCTCATGGATGTGCGCTCTGGTGCCTGGGTAAAGCTGTGGCCTTTCTGGAAAATTCAGGTCACCTGGAAATGAGCACCGTTCTTTTTAAAAAGGCAATCATTGCAGCAGAAAGTTTCAGATCCCCCCTGGCCGTGGCATTTTGTCTGGTGGGCCTGGATGCCTACCTGGAAAGATTTTCCGGTGACCGTGATGCTCGAAGGATCAGGGATGTTCTGGCCACAAGATTATTCACCCAGTTTAAGGAAAATAAAACCGATGACTTGCCCTGGGCAGAGGATAGCTTAAACTATGCCAATGCCAAACTGCCCCATGCCCTTCTGGTATCCGGTCATAAAATGGAAAATCGTGAGATGGTAAAGATGGGTTTAGATAGTCTCAAGTGGCTGCTCTCCATCCAGACGACGGATAATCATTTCGCCCCCATCGGGTGTAAGGGCTGGTATAGAAAAGAAGGAAAAAGAGCCCGGTTTGATCAGCAGCCCATTGAAGCTAAAGCAATGGTTGAAGCATGTGCCGCCGCCTATAACATCTCCCATGATCGGCAATGGTTTGAATCTGCCGTCCTGTGTTTTAACTGGTTTCTGGGCCATAATGATTTAAATATGCCACTTTATGATCCGAAAACCGGGGGCTGTATGGACGGCCTGATGGTGGACGGTATCAACCAGAACCAGGGCGCTGAATCAACGCTTGCTTGGCTCTTGTCATTAATGACACTGCAAAAACTGTATGCAGATGAACTATTGCATCAGTCTTCACCCGGATTACTGGCTTAA
- a CDS encoding anaerobic C4-dicarboxylate transporter family protein, whose amino-acid sequence MKESISGMVQTAPWAFAFALFGVSILINTQGGTVLAVMPLGFSLGIPVSVLVGILPSVYLDDPVFRAWL is encoded by the coding sequence ATGAAGGAATCAATCAGCGGAATGGTCCAGACAGCTCCGTGGGCCTTTGCTTTCGCTCTGTTCGGAGTTTCCATCCTGATCAACACCCAGGGCGGTACCGTCCTCGCCGTGATGCCACTCGGCTTTTCCCTTGGTATTCCCGTGTCAGTACTTGTAGGAATTTTACCGTCGGTATATCTCGATGATCCAGTTTTTAGAGCTTGGCTTTAA
- a CDS encoding cupin domain-containing protein, translating to MRIAMLSPIAWRTPPRHYGPWEKVASLLTEALVEYGHDVTLFATGDSITRSTMRAVCSKGDEEDSSIIPKVYDCLHISELFDHAEEFDIIHNNFDFLPRYIVSGKGEWTLGSKTIEVTAGQSVDIPRKSIHRIENSGLENLVFMEIQTGDYFGEDDIERLADDFGRI from the coding sequence ATGCGCATTGCCATGCTGTCACCCATTGCCTGGCGCACCCCGCCACGGCACTATGGCCCATGGGAAAAAGTGGCCTCACTGTTAACAGAAGCCCTTGTCGAATATGGGCATGATGTCACCTTGTTTGCCACGGGAGATTCGATTACACGCAGCACCATGCGTGCTGTGTGCTCCAAGGGGGATGAAGAGGATTCAAGCATTATTCCGAAAGTGTATGACTGCCTCCATATTTCCGAATTGTTTGATCATGCAGAAGAATTTGACATCATCCACAATAATTTTGATTTTCTGCCTCGGTATATTGTCAGCGGCAAAGGGGAATGGACACTTGGGAGCAAAACCATAGAGGTGACCGCCGGGCAGTCGGTTGATATCCCGCGGAAATCCATCCATAGAATTGAAAACAGTGGATTGGAAAATCTGGTGTTTATGGAGATTCAGACCGGTGATTATTTTGGTGAGGATGATATTGAACGACTGGCCGATGATTTCGGAAGAATTTGA
- a CDS encoding transporter associated domain-containing protein, protein MAKENKHSRYPLCDGSLDSVLGIVHIKDLIDVSSDAEDILLSIARPVISVPETIRISLLLRQFQETHQQMALVVDEYGTIIGCITLEDVLEQIVGPVEDEFETDLIEIESIAPDKFIVAGGTLISTVNKQLNLNLESIEAETLCGLLMEQTGRVLKVGDKIKFDGVVAEVLEIRGSRALSIQINLQQPRQEPS, encoded by the coding sequence TTGGCAAAAGAAAATAAACATTCCCGCTACCCCTTATGCGATGGGTCGCTGGACTCTGTGCTGGGAATTGTTCACATCAAAGATTTGATCGACGTGTCTTCTGACGCAGAAGACATCTTGCTTTCAATCGCGCGACCGGTGATATCTGTACCTGAAACCATTCGAATCAGCCTGCTTCTGCGGCAATTTCAGGAAACACACCAGCAGATGGCACTTGTGGTGGACGAGTATGGGACTATCATTGGCTGTATCACGCTGGAAGACGTATTGGAACAGATTGTCGGTCCGGTTGAAGATGAATTCGAAACTGATCTAATTGAGATTGAGTCAATTGCCCCTGACAAATTTATTGTTGCTGGTGGAACATTGATCTCAACCGTCAACAAGCAACTGAATCTGAACCTTGAAAGCATTGAAGCTGAAACCCTTTGCGGCCTGTTAATGGAACAGACAGGCCGGGTTCTAAAGGTTGGAGATAAAATAAAGTTTGATGGTGTTGTTGCCGAAGTATTGGAGATCAGAGGTTCGCGTGCTTTAAGCATACAAATTAATTTGCAACAGCCCAGGCAGGAGCCATCATGA